A single Mustelus asterias chromosome 4, sMusAst1.hap1.1, whole genome shotgun sequence DNA region contains:
- the tmem170a gene encoding transmembrane protein 170A has protein sequence MWYGVFLWALLSTVFIYVPAGLLAFVMLRHHKYGRFMSLGILAGILGPITAAVLTSAAIAGVYRAATKQMVPLEALVLGVGQVFFIVAIAFLRILATL, from the exons ATGTGGTATGGAGTGTTCCTTTGGGCTTTGCTGTCCACAGTTTTTATCTATGTTCCTGCTGGGTTACTGGCATTTGTAATGCTACGGCACCACAAATATGGACGTTTCATGTCTCTGGGTATCCTGGCTGGAATCCTGGGACCAATCactgcagcagtgttgacca GTGCAGCTATTGCTGGTGTCTACAGAGCTGCTACAAAGCAAATGGTGCCCCTTGAAGCTTTGGTGCTGGGAGTTGGACAGGTATTTTTCATCGTTGCAATAGCCTTTCTGCGAATTTTAGCAACTTTATAG